Proteins co-encoded in one Schistosoma mansoni, WGS project CABG00000000 data, supercontig 0547, strain Puerto Rico, whole genome shotgun sequence genomic window:
- a CDS encoding XP_018644764.1, whose protein sequence is MTISLEQLQIILEHQNQQMLSFQQKLFETFLDKFFTKQNVSGNKEIIYNADNGVEMAVSEERQVEGSIPFISDGKCKIGKLAGSEQDNILPNAHGTVTVSDEQDKEGSADNPRSPESNETPLSPPISEDKLKSEQNYSLRDVGQENWKNASPENNWNSTVNQIAPNVIRNHGETEAYNMGSRNDAHNSDEISYKDEKNKSVESDGDKKSNAILLDADSPSYLISSSENFNEFDGDISEKLNSDNLKSNIVHHHLFISSRFCVQYEEYVLNKVILIVFWRYEDPTLFRVGGNVGEFHLTDNFFLIRS, encoded by the coding sequence atgacgatttctctGGAACAGTTGCAGATAATATTAGAGCACCAGAATCAGCAGATGTTAAGCTTCCAGCAGAAACTATTTGAAACATTTTTGGACAAATTTTTCACTAAACAAAACGTCTCAGgaaataaagaaattatttataatgcagatAATGGTGTGGAAATGGCCGTCTCAGAAGAACGCCAAGTTGAGGGTTCAATTCCCTTTATATCTGACGGAAAATGCAAAATTggtaagttggccggttcagagcaagacaatatcttgcctaatgcacatggaactgtgacagtatcagatgagcAAGACAAAGAAGGTTCCGCAGACAACCCCCGGAGTCCAGAATCAAATGAAACACCATTAAGTCCGCCCATATCTGAAGACAAACTTAAGTCAGAACAGAACTACAGTTTGCGTGATGTTGGCCAAGAAAACTGGAAGAACGCATCTCcagaaaataactggaacaGTACAGTTAACCAAATTGCGCCAAATGTGATTCGAAATCATGGGGAGACAGAAGCCTATAATATGGGTTCGCGTAATGATGCCCataattctgatgaaatttcgtataaagatgagaaaaataagtcGGTCGAATCAGATGGTGATAAAAAATCTaatgcaattttattagatgCCGATTCTCCTAGTTATCTAATATCCTCTAGtgaaaattttaatgaatttgatggagatatTTCAGAAAAGCTGAATTCCGAtaacctaaaatcaaatatcgttcatcatcatctattcatttctagtAGATTCTGCGTTCAATACGAGGAATATGTCCTAAATAAAGTCATACTAATTGTATTTTGgagatatgaggatccaacattatttcgtgtgggaggaaatgttggagaatttcatcttacagataatttttttttaatcagaagctaa
- a CDS encoding XP_018644765.1, with protein MFQMNRFLIKGLMMMMMMMMMMVMMMMMIFEIHWLLMKSLVNLRKIFHVNEIVVKHVMLLVFTMHTFAQRRSYFNYE; from the coding sequence ATGTTTCAAATGAATCGATTTCTGATCAAAGGtctcatgatgatgatgatgatgatgatgatgatggtgatgatgatgatgatgatatttgaGATTCATTGGTTGCTAATGAAGTCGTTAGTGaatttgagaaaaatatttcatgTGAATGAAATTGTGGTAAAACACGTGATGTTGCTCGTTTTCACAATGCATACGTTCGCACAGCGAAGGTCTtacttcaactatgaataa